In Octopus bimaculoides isolate UCB-OBI-ISO-001 chromosome 28, ASM119413v2, whole genome shotgun sequence, the following are encoded in one genomic region:
- the LOC106879214 gene encoding zinc finger protein 665, whose protein sequence is MEIELWENNVKSETQSKMIRFIDEISKDIGKTSYYCDICKKSFTLKSNQTAHEHTHTGEKPYHCAICGKSFSRSNQLSKHKRIHTQKKTYHCDICGKSFFQKSNLTTHKRIHTGEKPYDCDICGKSFSQIYNLITHKRVHTGEKPYHCDICGKSFSQNDDLNRHKRIHTGEKPYHCDVCGKSFSQKSNLTTHLYIHTGQNAKPHHCDICGKSFSQKSNLTTHLYIHTGHHPRPHCCDICGKSFSQKSNLTTHKYTHTGGKPKPYHCDICCKSFSKKSNLTLHKHIHIAEKPYHCDICGKSFSQIYNLSSHKLIHSNDKRYYCDICGKSFYKSDNLTTHKRIHTGEKPYHCDICGKSFSQKGSLTTHKLVHTGDKPYQCDICGKSFSLNQHLTAHKHIHTGDKPYHCDICGKSFSQKSTLITHKHIHTGEKPYQCDICGKSFSLNQHLTNHKHIHTGDKPYQCDVCDKSFSKKGNLITHKHTHTGHKPYHCDICGKSFTQNGALAKHKCIHTGENPYHKLNNT, encoded by the coding sequence atggaaATTGAATTGTGGGAGAACAATGTTAAATCTGAAACACAGTCAAAAATGATTCGATTTATTGATGAGATATCAAAAGATATTGGAAAAACATCATACTACTGTGACATCTGTAAAAAGTCGTTCACTCTGAAAAGTAACCAAACTGctcatgaacatacacacacaggggagaaaccatatcactgcgctatctgtggtaaatcattctctcgaagtaATCAATtatctaaacacaaacgtattcatacacaaaaaaagacatatcactgtgatatctgtggtaaatcattttttcagaaaagtaatttaactacacataaacgtattcatactggagagaaaccatatgactgtgatatctgtggtaaatctttctctcaaatatataatttaattactcacaaacgtgttcatacaggggagaagccatatcactgtgatatctgtggtaaatccttttcTCAAAACGATGACTTAaatagacacaaacgtattcatacaggagagaagccatatcactgtgatgtttgtggtaaatcattctctcagaaaagTAACTTAactacacacttatatattcatacaggacaGAATGCAAAACcacaccactgtgatatctgtggcaaatcattttctCAGAAAAGTAATTTAActacacacttatacattcatacaggacaTCATCCTAGACCACactgctgtgatatctgtggtaaatcattctctcagaagaGTAACttaacaacacacaaatacactcatacaggcGGCAAGccaaaaccatatcactgtgatatctgttgtaaatcattctctaagaAAAGTAACTtaacattacacaaacacattcatatagcagagaaaccatatcactgtgatatctgtggtaaatcattttctcaaatatataacTTATCTTCTCACAAACTCATTCATTCAAATGACAAACGatattactgtgatatctgtggtaaatctttctatAAAAGTGATAACTTAACTACTCATaaacgaattcatacaggagagaaaccatatcactgtgatatctgtggtaaatcattctctcagaaaggtagcttaactacacacaaacttgttcatacaggagataaaccatatcaatgtgatatctgtggtaaatcattctctctaaatCAGCACTTAACTGcccacaaacacattcatacaggagataaaccatatcactgtgatatctgcggtaaatcattctctcagaaaagTACcttaattacacacaaacacatccatacaggtgagaaaccatatcaatgtgatatctgtggcaaatcattctctctaaaTCAGCACTTAACcaatcacaaacacattcatacaggggataaaccatatcagtgtgatgtctgtgataaatcattctctaagaAAGGTAACTTaattactcacaaacatacacacacaggacataaaccatatcactgtgatatttgtggtaaatcattcactcaaaATGGTGCCTTAGCAAAACATAagtgtattcatacaggagagaatccTTATCACAAACTGAACAACacttaa
- the LOC128251036 gene encoding zinc finger protein 239-like encodes MEKSENIINCKTETQRNDFLDEMAKDKRKKSHPCDICNKPFTRKDSLAIHKRIHAGEKSYHCDICGKSFYRNDQLTTHKRIHTGEKPYHCDICGKSFSEGTHLAVHIRIHTGEKPFPCNICGKLFNVSSNLTTHKRIHTEEKPYECNVCGKSFSNGSILTKHKYVHAGEKPYHCDICGKAFSQTFNLAIHIRVHTGEKPYHCDICGRSFSRSHHLTTHQRIHSGEKPYLCDICGKSFSQRAHLTKHKYIHTEEKPCN; translated from the coding sequence atggaaaaaagtgaaaacaTTATAAATTGTAAAACAGAGACTCAAAGGAATGATTTTCTTGATGAAatggcaaaagataaaagaaaaaaatcacatccCTGTGATATCTGTAACAAGCCATTCACTAGAAAAGACAGCCTtgctatacacaaacgtattcatgcaggagagaagtcttatcactgtgatatttgtggtaaatcattctatcGAAATGATCaattaactactcacaaacgtattcatactggagagaaaccatatcactgtgacatctgtggtaaatctttctctgaagGAACTCACTTAGCtgtacacatacgcattcatacaggagagaagccatttccctgtaatatctgtggtaaattatttaatgtaagtagtaacttaactactcacaaacgtattcatactgaaGAGAAGCCATATGAGTgtaatgtctgtggtaaatcattctctaatgGAAGTATTTTAACTAAACATAAATACGTCCATgcaggagaaaaaccttatcattgtgatatctgtggtaaagcttTCTCCCAGACATTTAACTTAGCAATTCATATACgtgttcatactggagagaaaccatatcattgtgatatctgtggtagatcCTTCTCACGAAGTCATCACTTAACTACTCATCAACGTATTCattcaggagaaaaaccatatctttgtgatatctgtggtaaatcattttcacaAAGAGcacacttaactaaacacaagtaTATTCATACGGAAGAGAAACCGTGTAactga